The genomic stretch TTCAACAAAACAAGAAGTGTAAATATAAGACTTTaggttttgaacatttttcacaactttCGGTCATTTTATGGAGCAAATGCCTACTGGATTCATCTTGAAAAGTGATGTGATATAAATTTAAATCtgagattgttttgttttttttttttttttttttttttttaccctgtcTGCACTACTTGCCATGTATGATTTGTggtaatatatttaattttaattatttgcttttttgagtTCTTTGTGTGGCAGAATCACAGCAGATGGTTTCTGCTTCCCTGCTCTCAGGTGAGCCTCCAACACACCTGCGAAAACCACCGCAGTGATGACCGCAGCGAACAGGGCAGCTCGGAGCTTCTCGTCCACTCTGTGGATGTTCATGGCCGTGGCTTGGACCGTGAAGGTGCACATCAGCTCCACGGCCGCGGCCTCCAGTAGCGTCCCCCCGAGCGGGTCGAAGCACCTGAACCCGAACCTCTGGTGCCGGACGTGGACGTCGGAGAGACCCAGCGACCACACGGAGACTGCGAAGAACTGCGCGGCGACCGCAGCGCCGAACTGGAGGGCGATGAGGACGAGCGCCGCCTTGACACTGCTGCTGCCGCGGCAGACTCTCTCCACAGCCGCGATGGGGTTACACGTCGCCTCCCGTAAAGTTGTCAAGTGGACCACAGTTATGAAGTAAGTGATGGTGAGGCCGACCGGCAGCTCCAGCCGGGTGGTTTCTCCCAGCAGCTTGAGTTCatgtgtgcagcagcagagctGGAAGGTGGACGCCGCCTCCAGCAGGTAAATCCAATAAGCTCCAGGGGAAAGACGCGCGGCGGTCCACCGGACCGCCTCGCTGAGCAGCACCGCCGCCGCCAACACCGCCAAGGAAACGAACAGGTCAGACATCTCCACGGCTGTCCAGACACACACCGACGGCTTGACCTGACGTGACAAACCGTTCCTTAGGATGTTGGCAACTTT from Amphiprion ocellaris isolate individual 3 ecotype Okinawa chromosome 14, ASM2253959v1, whole genome shotgun sequence encodes the following:
- the LOC111563805 gene encoding aquaporin-11-like — encoded protein: MSDLFVSLAVLAAAVLLSEAVRWTAARLSPGAYWIYLLEAASTFQLCCCTHELKLLGETTRLELPVGLTITYFITVVHLTTLREATCNPIAAVERVCRGSSSVKAALVLIALQFGAAVAAQFFAVSVWSLGLSDVHVRHQRFGFRCFDPLGGTLLEAAAVELMCTFTVQATAMNIHRVDEKLRAALFAAVITAVVFAGGSISGAVFNPVLAFSIQFPCSGHTYLEYCFVYWLGPALGAASCILLFEKIIPFLSGKSTIRLDSQTAQKQKTQ